A region from the Aegilops tauschii subsp. strangulata cultivar AL8/78 chromosome 5, Aet v6.0, whole genome shotgun sequence genome encodes:
- the LOC109779904 gene encoding protein FAR1-RELATED SEQUENCE 1-like, giving the protein MGHDNVAGQSSTRGAPVVVSLQSESHTLDYTGTAANVPGPTRTELGAGAVDGAVQGEEGEDEPGSQPMEPYVGMRFDSLQIAKDHYNSYALQMGFSVKMNTSRRTPHTNVLVKQQFCCNKFKKPKADDGGAEAPPVLDPIPDPKPVESDEEMEDEPPIFAEEEAGPSKKKKKRKRETIKQTQCKAKMLVKLLDGRWEVMHFVHDHWTYDACNGRVLWVEMMVPLGPKAITNLCTSFRRDDTKEGDMIEAIAHFKDIQKTDPDFFYKAQEKVGWLLCQNPGLSDGFNYCVDFSFTPYEFEQNWAGFFPFLQSTQRSEGFNIILKRYVNPHNSMLNFVKQYEKIQNHILAKAGCNDYRTEHLEIELWSNFQIERQAYKTYTRNLYRKFREEFELIGRYNAFQVGADIFELRTNQEFVAKYGSRNYLVQTKVEEGSYLCECCKMDKDGMLCYHILKVFAHIGVDVIPERYMLRRWTPTVVPNAPGTGYEQPDKMPPQSKKQIRERNMIYDFRKLAKFASGSDAAQAIVMATLEVLLHLQAIHDMLRHLLPRLAQQAVPRVLLPMALQGVLRGLIIQVITIQVP; this is encoded by the exons ATGGGCCATGACAATGTGGCAGGACAGTCATCAACCCGTGGTGCCCCTGTAGTGGTGTCTTTGCAGTCAGAGAGTCATACTCTTGATTACACGGGAACCGCGGCAAATGTTCCTGGTCCAACCAGGACTGAGCTCGGAGCTGGTGCTGTTGACGGTGCTGtgcaaggagaagaaggagaggatgAGCCTGGTTCTCAGCCCATGGAACCCTATGTTGGCATGAGGTTTGACAGCCTTCAAATTGCTAAGGATCACTACAACAGCTACGCCCTACAGATGGGTTTCTCTGTCAAGATGAACACCTCTAGGCGGACACCTCACACCAATGTATTGGTAAAACAGCAGTTTTGCTGCAACAAGTTCAAGAAGCCCAAAGCTGATGATGGAGGAGCTGAGGCTCCTCCTGTCCTGGACCCTATACCAGATCCAAAACCTGTTGAAAGtgatgaggaaatggaagatgaaCCTCCAATCTTTGCTGAAGAGGAGGCTGGTCCTagcaagaaaaagaagaaacggAAACGTGAGACAATAAAGCAGACTCAATGCAAGGCAAAAATGTTGGTGAAGCTGCTAGATGGGCGATGGGAGGTGATGCACTTTGTTCATGACCACTG GACGTATGATGCATGTAATGGCAGAGTCCTATGGGTCGAGATGATGGTGCCGTTAGGACCAAAGGCAATAACAAATCTATGTACAAGTTTCCGTAGAGATGACACAAAGGAGGGTGACATGATTGAGGCAATTGCGCACTTTAAGGATATACAGAAAACCGATCCAGACTTCTTCTATAAG GCACAGGAAAAGGTTGGTTGGCTGTTGTGCCAGAATCCAGGGCTCTCTGATGGTTTCAACTACTGTGTTGACTTTAGCTTCACTCCATATGAGTTTGAGCAGAATTGGGCTGG GTTCTTCCCCTTCCTGCAGTCTACACAGCGTAGTGAGGGGTTCAACATCATCCTAAAAAGATATGTGAACCCACACAACTCAATGCTGAACTTCGTCAAGCAATATGAAAAAATTCAGAACCACATCCTTGCCAAGGCAGGCTGCAATGATTACAGGACAGAACACCTTGAGATTGAGCTATGGTCCAACTTCCAAATAGAGAGGCAAGCTTACAAAACCTACACTAGGAACCTTTACCGCAAGTTCAGAGAAGAGTTTGAGCTGATTGGACGTTATAATGCGTTCCAAGTTGGTGCTGATATTTTTGAGCTCAGAACGAACCAGGAATTTGTTGCCAAATATGGTTCTCGAAACTACTTGGTGCAGACAAAGGTGGAGGAGGGTTCCTATTTGTGTGAGTGCTGCAAAATGGATAAGGACGGCATGCTCTGTTACCACATCCTCAAGGTGTTCGCCCATATTGGAGTTGATGTCATACCGGAAAGGTACATGCTAAGACGGTGGACACCTACTGTTGTCCCTAATGCGCCAGGGACTGGGTATGAGCAACCGGATAAAATGCCTCCTCAATCAAAGAAGCAGATAAGGGAGAGAAACATGATATACGATTTTCGGAAACTAGCCAAGTTTGCGAGTGGCTCTGATGCAGCACAGGCCATT GTGATGGCAACCCTCGAGGTTCTCCTCCACCTCCAGGCCATACACGACATgctccgccacctcctcccccgCCTGGCCCAACAAGCAGTGCCCCGCGTGCTCCTCCCAATGGCCCTACAGGGAGTACTCAGGGGGCTCATCATCCAG GTGATTACCATCCAAGTGCCATGA
- the LOC109779909 gene encoding cytochrome P450 81Q32, translating to MDKAYIAVLSFAFLFLLHYILGRKSNGSKGAVHLPPSPPAVPFFGHLHLVEKPLHAALCRLGARLGPVFSLRLGARNAVVVSSPACARECFTDHDVAFANRPQFPSQMLVSYGGTSLVSSSYGPHWRNLRRVAAVRLLSAHRVAGMSGVIAAEVRAMARRLCRAAAASPGGDGAARVELKRSLFELSLSVLMETIARTKGTRSEADGDTDMSLEAQEFKQVVDEIIPLIGAANVWDYLPVMRWFDVSGVRSRILATVSRRDAFLHRLIDAERRRMEEGGDDGEKKSMIAVLLTLQKTEPELYTDQMIIALCANMFVAGTETTSSTIEWSMSLLLNHPAALKKAQAEMDASIGTSRMVTADDVPRLSYLRCIINETLRLYPAAPLLLPHESSADCKVGGYDVPSGTMLIVNAYAIHRDPAVWEDPTAFRPERFEDGKGDGLLMPFGMGRRRCPGETLALQTVGVVLGTLVQCFDWERVDGVEVDMTEGVGITMPKSVALEAVCRPRAAMRDVLEKL from the exons ATGGATAAGGCATACATTGCCGTCCTCTCCTTCGCCTTCCTCTTCCTGCTCCACTACATTCTGGGCAGGAAGAGCAATGGCAGCAAGGGCGCCGTGCACCTCCCGCCGAGCCCCCCGGCCGTCCCGTTCTTCGGCCACCTCCACCTCGTGGAGAAGCCGCTGCACGCCGCGCTGTGCCGCCTCGGGGCGCGCCTCGGGCCGGTCTTCTCGCTGCGGCTCGGCGCGCGCAACGCCGTGGTGGTGTCCTCGCCGGCGTGCGCCAGGGAGTGCTTCACGGACCACGACGTGGCCTTCGCCAACCGGCCCCAGTTCCCCTCGCAGATGCTCGTCTCCTACGGCGGCACCTCGCTCGTCAGCTCCAGCTACGGCCCGCACTGGCGCAACCTCCGCCGCGTCGCCGCCGTGCGGCTGCTCTCCGCGCACCGCGTCGCCGGCATGTCCGGCGTCATCGCCGCCGAGGTGCGCGCCATGGCGCGCCGCCTgtgccgcgccgccgcggcgtcccccggcggcgacggcgccgcGCGGGTGGAGCTCAAGCGGAGCCTGTTCGAGCTCTCCCTCAGCGTGCTCATGGAGACCATCGCGCGGACCAAGGGGACCCGGTCGGAGGCGGACGGCGACACGGACATGTCCCTGGAGGCGCAGGAGTTCAAGCAGGTGGTGGACGAGATCATCCCGCTCATCGGCGCGGCCAACGTGTGGGACTACCTGCCGGTGATGCGGTGGTTCGACGTGTCCGGCGTGAGGAGCAGGATCCTGGCCACGGTGAGCAGGAGGGACGCCTTCCTCCACCGGCTCATCGACGCCGAGCGGCGGaggatggaggagggcggcgacgATGGCGAGAAGAAGAGCATGATCGCCGTGCTCCTCACTCTGCAGAAGACAGAGCCGGAGCTGTACACCGATCAGATGATCATCGCTCTGTGCGCG AATATGTTTGTGGCCGGAACGGAGACCACCTCAAGCACGATCGAATGGTCGATGTCGCTCCTGCTGAACCACCCGGCGGCGCTGAAGAAGGCGCAGGCCGAGATGGACGCGTCCATTGGGACCTCCCGCATGGTCACCGCCGACGACGTGCCCCGCCTCAGCTACCTCCGGTGCATCATCAACGAGACGCTACGCCTGTACCCGGCggcgccgctgctgctgccgcacgAGTCCTCCGCCGACTGCAAGGTCGGCGGCTACGACGTGCCGAGCGGCACCATGCTGATCGTGAACGCGTACGCCATCCACAGGGACCCGGCCGTGTGGGAGGACCCGACGGCGTTCCGGCCGGAGCGGTTCGAGGACGGCAAGGGCGACGGGCTGCTGATGCCGTTCGGGATGGGGCGGCGGAGGTGCCCCGGCGAGACGCTGGCGCTGCAGACGGTCGGGGTGGTTCTGGGGACGCTGGTGCAGTGCTTCGACTGGGAACGGGTGGACGGCGTGGAGGTGGACATGACGGAGGGGGTGGGGATCACCATGCCCAAGTCCGTGGCTTTGGAGGCCGTGTGTAGGCCGCGCGCGGCCATGCGTGATGTCCTTGAAAAGCTCTGA